Genomic segment of Panicum virgatum strain AP13 chromosome 9N, P.virgatum_v5, whole genome shotgun sequence:
taaACTCGTTTTAGTCCCTTgtttctttagagctagcccctggaagtttaaatctatcgcaaacaagtccttagaaccttgttttagccatatctttcacatttcaactccgttttcagcgattcttgcgctcacgtgatccttgtgacgtgtgcaatagctttatgaccttgttatcctctgtgagcacagtttgctgtgtcttgcaaatctttcCCGCTAGTCTTTAACTCTATAGTTAAtagcgactagatccctgaagcatcatttatcccatagaatcaccgttttagttccgttttccgtgtttcttgagctctcgtaaccgtagtagcgagccctatcctttagtgcgttcttttaatgcttttctcctattttggtgtattgttcttagatgtatcttcttgtttgttttgtatggttgcccgatgattgttccgagtagaaggatcgtagttcgaagattgaagatcaagagttccaagtgagcaaaagctgaagagcagtaagagtagtttttcgttggagaaaggcaagtgaccctaaccatacttctatctatgcttgtttatgagaatacttgatttaattggaacatggagaaccacccaagaaaatagTGCAACCACAGtactatatggctctgatcttggctaagtaactagatgatctatatgtcgtgcctggggcgtttgattggtggatttttggGTTACTGagctttgaggagcgggtgaaaGAAGCTTCGTCTTCCGAGGTACCGCAGAAaaagggaccagtgcgtacatatagtgattctttggaaaagcctcgtagtgaatccatagccactcaccaaaggaagtgtttaagggctttgcaaacccgggcggcatgggaaacacgaattgtgggtaaagtgtacaacctctgcagagtgtaaaactgatatatcagccgtgctcacggtcgcgagcggcttggaccctcacatgattaatttaatttaaaGATGAAATTAAATcactttctggttatttcttgtggccttgctgagtaccaaccataagtgtactcacccttgcttattgctgctcagaaggagaaagttgtggtgaagtcttttgaagatgatgctgaattctaggcgtacgcaacccccagtcgattgcttgtgaagtttggagtctccgttttcaggataagctgtaaactctgatagtcttttagttgttgttttttcctttttgtgatactgtactgattaattcacttataatgtctctatatgtatgaaacttgatcctggcatacatatagatatacattcgattttgtccttaaaaccgggtatgacaaaaacaaaatttcaaaaatatatgtcgaatagggaaattttcaaaatgggTGCCTGGGCGACAgagtgcctgtcgcccatccagttggcgacaggacctaaatataaaaaaaattacatttaggtcctggtgcccagggcgcattaaacagtgaacttgtaaaatcgatataaaaccgtagaaaaataaaaaaaatacaaactcaactgttctagattctatgaaataatatctacaacttttgttacataaagtttttcatttgatcaatgtatctaaatcaagaaaaatagttcttgtacttagaaaaatctaaaataattcatttggtctagttgtgcttatctaaaatttaccaaactttttttatagctcttaggaaataaaataatggtattgttaaagttatggcttctaatactcagtatagcagcatggataaataactcatttaaactagacatattgcaagatctaatttaaaaacttattctagaaatattttctgggcctacaaattttgtaccagcctatgctcaccatatgcaacactctggccaaatatgacatgcatccaaaggatggatcttgagatttaaataaaagtgcattaaactggtatttaaaatagagcacgatacattgatcaaatgaaaaactttatataacaaaagttgcagatcttgtttcatagaatgcagaacagttgagttttttttatttttctacgattttatatcgattttacaagttcactgtttaatgcacCCTGGGTGCCATGACCTAAATGTAAACTTTTTAAgtcctgtcgccaactggatgggcgagAGACaatcatttttgaaaatttgccTATTcgatatatttttttgaaatattgttttttaatataaaaatgaaaaaagcacGCGGAATCAGGTCAGCTACGGCCTACGGGAACGGGATAGACGCTACCAGTCCTACCAGCCCACCCAGAGACGAGTCCACCCACCAGTTGGAATCCCGTTGGCGAGGGGAGCGGATAccggaacggaacggaacggaacggcACTCGTGGCTGGCCGCCCTATCACCCGCGGCCACGCGAGGCCGTATGATTGGCGGACCGGACGCCAATAATACCCCCGGCccccctcttctctctcctcccctcgccTCCGCCCCGCCTCATCGCCGCAGCTGGCTCgctcgcggccgcggcgtccTCTCCCCTCCCCGTCACCCCCTCGTCCCCCGCCCCATCCACGCCACGTCGCCCTCCGCCCTCCAAATAAAGTAAACGCGGGCGGTGACAGGAGGGCCACCACCGAATACTCCCCCGCCGCATCCGCTCGCTATTAATCCCATCGCCGCCCCCCGCTCGATCCCCTCCGCCTTCTTCGCCGCCACCGGAGCCGGGCctgcctcctctctctctctctcgttcaGGGTCCGGGGAGAGGAGAAGGGAGCCGGGCGCCATGGGGTTCTGGGAGGCCTTCCTCAACTGGCTTCGcaggtacatatatatatatatactgtatACATACACGCTCTTGGGCTGCTCCGTCCCGTCGCGTCCCGCGGGTTTGATCCGCGGCGCATTGCGCGGCCGGGGTGCGGGGATCATCGATGGATAGGAGATCTGGGGATTCTTCTGGTTTGATTGGTCGAGATAGTTACGGAGGCTATGAAGTTGACTGGTGGAAAGCTTCTAGATATAGCGAATGTGATCGGTACAGCGTGATCCTATTAGGGGAAAGTAATTGTGTTCTTGTGGTTGATTTCTGTCAGCAAACTTGGTATGACAATTGAGCTTTAATTGAGTTTTTTCTCAACAGAAAAGGTTTTAATTGAGCGTGCTGGCCAAAATCGACCATTGTTGGGGAGATTGCAGCACATGAAATTTGTGAAGATCACTTGTTCAAAACGGAAAAGGGGATGATTTAGTCAGTGACATGTTTTGTGATGTCTTGTAATTCTGCGAGGTGCCGTTATTTCTGTTATAGTATACTTCACTGGTacaataataatatatttaatCTGAGGCTGGTAGTTATTTGTTATACCTCAATAATTGACATATACTAGTATAGCTACCAGTAGACTAAATTTATTTCATCTCTACCTACCAGCCAGGTAGGCCGTAGGCTTTGGACTAGATACATAAAAATACAGAAGAGCTTCAATTCTAAGAATGTCTTGCACATGCACTTGTTGGGTGGTAGAGCATTAGTTTTTTGACATTTGTAATTATATGCTCCAATTTCCAAGCAAAGCGATGAACTGATATAATCTGCCATTCGTTTTTCTTGATGGGCTCGACTGCTTGAATAACAGTTTTCTGCTTTCTTCTATCTGCAGCCTCTTCTTCAAGCAAGAGATGGAGCTTTCCTTGATAGGGCTCCAAAATGCTGGGAAAACATCACTTGTGAATGTCATTGCTGTAAGTATCAGGCAACCTTTTGGTACCACTCATATGCTAGATGACTGATGAATATATTTATCATGGGTAAACATGTTTTTTCTTGTAGACCGGTGGCTTTAGTGAGGATATGATTCCTACTGTAGGATTCAATATGAGAAAGGTAACCAAAGGAAATGTCACAATAAAATTGTGGGATCTTGGAGGCCAGCCAAGATTCCGGAGCATGTGGGAGAGATACTGCCGTGCAGTTTCTGCAATTGTGTATGCCTTTCATGTCTAATCTTCCATTTACAGTTATGGAACTAACACTCATCAGCTGTCATGCTTAGTTGGGGCTTGTTAGACATGCTTAATTGGTAGGCTGTGGTTATATCATGCTGATAGTATGGTTTATGTACAAAGTCTTTCTGAACTACTCCACCCTACTTTTCTAAAGGCTTTCTTTAAGGTTCTCATAGCCAGCTTGTGTTCCTTTGGCTTATATTTTAATTGTCTTTATGGTCAGGATAAGTGTTTGGTTTGTGGTTTAGTCGTCCTGTGATGACTTGCTTATTTGTTTGTAGTTATGTTATTTTGCTTTTTGTTGATAATgatgaaattttttatttactaccctttttttcttgttttgctttgctGTATATGATGGTGGTACGGCATTTTTTATTTGTCGCAttgtttgctttttttttgttgtggatTATGgtgaagaattttttttttgtttctgcatTTCTGCTATCTTTGCTTAAAAAATGAGGAGGAACTTGTACCAGCtgtacagttttttttttctgattacTTCCACAGGTTCTATATTTTATAACTAGCTTCATTGAAACTTGCTGCATGATTTTTTTCTGAAGGTCATAGCTGATATAATTAATCAATAGGGAACATGAGCTTCTACAATTGGATGTTTAAATTGTTTTGGTTGTGCAGGTATGTTGTTGACGTGGCAGATCGAGAAAACATGGCCATTGCAAAAGGCGAGCTCCATGACCTCCTGAGCAAACCATCTTTGACTGGGATCCCGTTACTAGTCATTGGCAATAAAATTGACAAGCCTGAAGCTTTCCCTAAGCAAAGCTTCACTGAAGTCATGTAAGTGCATGCTAAGCTACTGTCATTCGTTACTTCTTCTTCCTTGAAAATATTAGTTCGATAAATTGTACTCATGTACTGCCTGGCGAATGATTGCAGGGGCTTAAAGACAATCACTGACCGAGAAGTGGCATGCTTCATGATATCATGCAAGAACTCGACCAACATTGATTCCGTCATTGACTGGCTGGTGAAGCACTCAAAAAAGAAGAATTGATCTAAGTCTGTAACTCTTGAAGCGTGCTCCAGTTTCTCTCTTTTTGCATGTCGCCTAGCATTGGGGCTGTAAATTATGCAAGAGGTATTGATCAGGGATGTTGTGTTCATAATTTTGTTGGTAGACTACGTTTGGTGTGCACGCGCGTGCTCTGTTACAACTTACAGAAGGCTGCCCTCTGTTTCATATTTGCTTGGTCAATTTGAGCAGTGTGGTTTGTTTCACATTGTTTACTTGAAGATCAAACAAAACTGAATGAAGTGTTGTTAATGCGAGCGAGCAAATGAACATTGGCGAAAaacaaatgtggtgaagtaATTAAAAGTATCAACCCGACAGATAAAAATTGGAAACTGAGGGATTAATAGGATTCAAATCATATAGAGAATTTACTTTGAAGCTTGATTTCATGGCTCTTCTCTCTTTATGTTTTTCGAGCGCTCTATGTAAACAGTAATTAGTGCAATTTTCCAGCCTTTTTTGTGGAGTTTTTAGCCTTTTGTAGTTCTCTTTTCGTGCTTGGGTTCATACATCAATCATATGAATAAATATCTATGCTGCCCTTGTTCAGGCAAATTCCAACCCCGTTTTGACCCTGCGTAAGTGCAAATTTTCTTACCTCTCCACTATTTTTCTCAACCCAAAATCTTACTTTACAAAAATTAAATTCCTAACAAACATAGATCACATGTATGTCAAAAGGACTGAAAAAGATTGTGATATTGTTTGTTTATAAACAGTAAACATTTGCATTTACGAAATCTCTGTTTCGATTCCAACCCCCCAAAAATGCAAAATTGCCATGTGCATGCCGCCCTTCCACCCTCCCGTCGACATGTCCTGAAGTCCGAACTCCAAACTCCTGACCCTCTCTGACCTCGGAGATGGCGGCGTCACTCTCCAAGCACCTCCGCCTCAGCCtccgcctgcgcggcggcggcgagcaacgCTTCCTCCCCTCCCACGCCTCCACTTCGCACGCCTCATCAcccgcacctcctcctccgccgccgcctcctcccggcgtcgccgcgcctccgcccccAGGTACCCATCTACCCTAATCGTCACCATCTTGCGAAATGCCTTGCGAATCATCTGCAAATCTTTTCGTGTTCTACTCGCAGGGGCGGGGAAGGAGGCGAGCGCGTGGTCCAAGCTCTTCCTCTTCGCGCCCGGAGCCATCACCTTCGGCCTCGGCACATGGCAGCTCTTCAGGAGGCAGGAGAAGGTCACACAGCGCACGCGTTTTCGTCACTCACCGCATCGTTTTGTTGGCCGGCGAGACCTCACCGTGTGGTGTTTCCTTCTCGACCTCAGATAGAGATGCTGGATTACAGGACGCGGAGGCTGGAGATGGAGCCCGTGGCGTGGAACGAGGCAACCTTGTCCGCTGCCCTGCGTGATCCGGACGCGCTGGAGTTCCGGAAGATCGTGTGCGAGGGCGATTTCGACGAGGAGAAATCGGTGTTCGTCGGACCTCGCTCCCGGAGCATCTCGGGTGTGACGGAGAATGGGTATTATGTGATCACTCCGTTGATTCCCAGGTTCACTGAGCCCGGCAGGTAAGTTATTTCGAAAATGCTGGAATCACAGTTCCTATTTTTCAGATTACCTTGAGAACCAACATTGCACTCTTGCACGATGATTGAGCTTGATACCCTTTATTTTGGGAAGTTCTTGGTGAAAAGCTGCTGTAGTGAAAATGGCTGATACTTGTAAACTGAAAAGCTTGTCTGTGGTCAAATTCGACCAAAAAGCTTGTCTGTGGTCAAATTCGGAATGGTGAATTATTGTAGTAGAATTAAATTTCTAAATATTTCTTCAACAAGGACAAAAGGTGTCAAGCTTGGAAGATGTGACTTATGTTAGGGCAAAACCAAAACAATTGAGTTAGTGGAAGATGCTCGAGTTGGCAGTGATTTGAATTCTTTTGATTCTAATTGGCTTGGTGACTGGTGTACATACCCCTCTATTGCCTTTCCATGGACACAGTGGCGGAACTGGAAAGAAATTTTAAGGGGGGCCAAGGCCGAACAAACTTCGATAATATTTGTAGATACAAAAATTTGgcaatttgcattatttttttattaattgtGCTAGTATGCGCTAGTTAGTCATGGTATATATTATTCAATCATGCAATGACAATTCACAAAAGCAAAATAGGAACGTGAGTCAATATATCTTGTTCATTTTAGTTTTGCCTTGGTTTCCTACAAAGATTagccttaatctaaaaaaatctaTTCTATTATGCGATACAAAATCAACAATGCTTTTATAGCATACCATATCAAcaataataaatttatattgatTTAAATTGAAGAAGTATAGGCAAAAGCCATGGATTGGATGCTAATGCGATCGCATTAGTGGGGCAGGTGGGTTTGTTGTTGTCGTCCGTCTCGGCTGTGGCTGCCTGCCTACTTGCCATCAACGCCTTGGCATGTATTCGTGCGATGCCAATCGTGAGACATGAGTCCGGTGGCACCCTCCACTGAGACACTGATGAGCTGTTACTAGCGAGCAGCCACACATGGAGAACAGAAAAGAACTTCCGACGCTAGAGATCAGGGTGGATCGCGTGAACTTTCAAGGAACCGAATAATATTATGGGCTTTTATTGTGGGCTAAAGTGGGTTAAGATTAAGACGTACTTAAAAACTTGAGCTAAGATTAAACTGAGATTAGAGAGTATTTGGAAACTTGAGCTAAGGTTAGCTAAGATTCAAAAATACTTAAAATCATAACTAGGATTACTCAACAAAAATTATTTTGTTAGGGGGGggccatgcccccccccccccccccccccaagctccAGCACTGATGAAATCTTCAGCTGCATATGAATGGATTGAAAAGTTATGTAATTATCTTCATTGAGAATTTAAAGGCAAAAATAACATTCAATTACTGCTGTTTATCTTTTCAAGTATTGATAACTGAGCTGAAAGTCAAGAGATACAGAGGATTGTAGAAACATGTTTGGCAATTATCCTACATATTTGCAGTTTTGTTGCAATAATAGCTGATGTATGTGTGCAATGGGGGCGGATGGTGGTGTGTTCAGACTTAATCTGTAACTGTCCACAGAGAAGTCCCCAACCCAAGTAATAATCtcaaaagacaaattttcttgGTATTTTGTTAAATTATGTCTGGAAGGAACCTTTAGGTCCATAATTGGGTGCTTGTGCTACATGCTAACCGATAGCTTCATTGTCTTGATCAGCACATGCAGAATTGTGGGTGACAGGATGCAAGCCTGTTTACAATGCCTGTTTTGACTTTATCTCCCACACATTCCTGTCATAGATAGCTCACAACTCCACATCACCACCTGTCAGCCTTAGAAATTAAATCCAACCATAATATTTTGCAGGTACTCTTTATGTAGTCATTTATCTTTCTGAGAAATGGTTTGTCAGTTTGCAGTCACCTATCCTTGTGAATAGAGGATGGGTTCCTCGTGGATGGCGTGATAAAAACGTTAAGGATCACCAAATCCTGGATGAAGCTTCAGAATCAAATGCTGTTAAACAGCCAGACGGAAAAAGTTCATGGTGGAAGTTTTGGTCTAATGAGCCTAAATCATCTCCTGAGGTGATCTTTATTCCTAGTCTTTTGGCTTAGCTTCCAATCTATTACCTCAAATTCTAAATGTATCTACTTTGCTCATCAAATCGGAGTACCATGTGTTTTGTGAGTGTTGTTATAATATTATTTTTTGTGCCATGGTATGTGAACTCCTTGTACATGATAACGCCGTGGCAGCAATTTATCAAATAAGtcatgttatatttattacttatACTAGACTTGTTTGAGAATGATAAAATGGTATGGAATGTAGGCTGGTTGTTGGTCTGTGCCTGCTTTAGATCATTAAAAGTGTCGATAATCCTTAAGTCCTAGTACCTTCATCCTTTTGAACTAATTCGCCTGTATTAAACGTATAGAATTGAGAATGGATGGAGTATTTGTATTGCTTCAGTTAGGCTCAAAATTTATGCAAGTTACCTTTTGCAGATTGAAAAACCTAGAGAACTTCCTGTAAGAGTTACTGGAGTAATCCGAGGAAGTGAGAAGCCAAGCATATTTGTTCCAGCAAATGAGCCCAGTAGTGGCCAGTGGTTTTACGTGGATGTTCCCATGATTGCTCGTGCTTGCAGGCTTCCTGAAAATACTGTTTATATAGAAGATATAAATGAAGACGTCTCTCCAACAAACCCTTATCCTGTTCCAAAAGATGTCAACACCTTGATTCGTCACTCAGTGATGCCAGAAGACCATCTCAAATACACTTTTACATGGTAAGCACTTAACCCCAAGCCCATCAGGCTTTGGTGCTGGATTGTTTCATTCTgagttagttttattttttgactTCTGTTACCAGTGGTTTCATTCATCCTGATAGAAACCAGTATGTTGCTGCTCTTATTTGGTTGTTTGCATGGCAATATCTGATACACGGTTCATTGCCTCTACAAATCTACAGTATCTATAACTTGACTTTGAGTCTGGCAGTTCATCACTGCCAGACCATGATAGTTGGCTCCTTCGCAAAAAGAAATACTTGTGCTGAACATAGAACGCTCCTTTTTGTTGCATGTTATATGTAGAACAAATCCTGGAACCATCaatatattattaaaaaaacagCTTTACTTACATGGGTCTACCTTGTATGATTGGACAATAGCCTTTTCCCATTGAAACATGAGAAACATTTTgcttctgggcttcttgcaCACCACACTGCTTTTATAGCAAGTGTATATTTTTCTCGAGCTTACACATTCTGTTATGTTTGTCCATTAATTGAAGCTATGGGATCTAAGATAAGCacatgaaatacaattgtgggtATGATAATGAGGCACAAAAAATTGAGAATAAGGAAGGTAATAAGGATCTGGGGCAGTGAACACTCATCTACTGAGTTTTCGAACTTCCGAGAACATGTGATGAGCTTGGAG
This window contains:
- the LOC120689619 gene encoding ADP-ribosylation factor-like protein 8a isoform X1, producing the protein MGFWEAFLNWLRSLFFKQEMELSLIGLQNAGKTSLVNVIATGGFSEDMIPTVGFNMRKVTKGNVTIKLWDLGGQPRFRSMWERYCRAVSAIVYVVDVADRENMAIAKGELHDLLSKPSLTGIPLLVIGNKIDKPEAFPKQSFTEVMGLKTITDREVACFMISCKNSTNIDSVIDWLVKHSKKKN
- the LOC120689619 gene encoding ADP-ribosylation factor-like protein 8a isoform X2, whose translation is MSCNSASLFFKQEMELSLIGLQNAGKTSLVNVIATGGFSEDMIPTVGFNMRKVTKGNVTIKLWDLGGQPRFRSMWERYCRAVSAIVYVVDVADRENMAIAKGELHDLLSKPSLTGIPLLVIGNKIDKPEAFPKQSFTEVMGLKTITDREVACFMISCKNSTNIDSVIDWLVKHSKKKN
- the LOC120689617 gene encoding surfeit locus protein 1-like, which encodes MAASLSKHLRLSLRLRGGGEQRFLPSHASTSHASSPAPPPPPPPPPGVAAPPPPGAGKEASAWSKLFLFAPGAITFGLGTWQLFRRQEKIEMLDYRTRRLEMEPVAWNEATLSAALRDPDALEFRKIVCEGDFDEEKSVFVGPRSRSISGVTENGYYVITPLIPRFTEPGSLQSPILVNRGWVPRGWRDKNVKDHQILDEASESNAVKQPDGKSSWWKFWSNEPKSSPEIEKPRELPVRVTGVIRGSEKPSIFVPANEPSSGQWFYVDVPMIARACRLPENTVYIEDINEDVSPTNPYPVPKDVNTLIRHSVMPEDHLKYTFTWYTLSAAVTYMASKRIKAKKVRL